In Myxocyprinus asiaticus isolate MX2 ecotype Aquarium Trade chromosome 3, UBuf_Myxa_2, whole genome shotgun sequence, the following proteins share a genomic window:
- the apool gene encoding MICOS complex subunit MIC27, whose protein sequence is MAAKILKYAAVPAAGAVVGLGSIKIYTMSENNSEELISPRELSIYSPDRPAVQFMKEQPGLLQTGLGVVRVGLQPYVRAVQSGFTSVKVGVISVYQAGEDTYHFLRDPPPGFLPRVSVIAVSGLGGLILARKGSRLKRIVVPLGLATIGTAVCYPTQTVGVLKITGKKVYTISSSIASVFKSKPKEDIIMPAVSVESAVPETKALPELIPESELAPAVLIEEVASIAEVAPAAASAPVADVVTEVASNESVSVPEVAELPSVVVASKMVSPSEPETTPDTEIATTDITPEPALETASATESTHESVVKPDPNADIILEPALQTASVAETTPEQFAETTQAAEITPESAPKSVVEVAPAAVTTSEPPLPEPIVETAPEATPDDYIVDNAPQSTHEPTTIAETFQEADVSPVMEAAPASPELEVPAPTIEETLPPTLTEDPTPPTVDEEPASITLHPVEEAILLEPLPSVVNQSTAEEVPVPVQEATPPSPTVKEPPVEQTIVESAKVKKRFVPNPALLDHGQANPEDADMYSTRS, encoded by the exons ATTCTTAAGTATGCAGCAGTTCCTGCTGCTGGTGCTGTTGTGGGTTTGGGCTCCATCAAAATTTATACCATGAGTGAAAACAACAGCGAGGAGCTTATCTCACCAAGAGAG ttgTCTATCTACTCCCCAGATCGTCCTGCTGTGCAGTTCATGAAAGAGCAACCTGGTCTCCTGCAGACGGGGCTAGGGGTTGTGAGGGTGGGCCTGCAGCCGTATGTCAGAGCTGTGCAG AGCGGTTTCACTTCTGTCAAAGTTGGAGTTATATCTGTTTACCAGGCAGGGGAAG ACACATACCACTTTCTTCGAGATCCACCGCCTGGCTTCCTGCCTAGAGTGAGTGTCATCGCTGTGTCTGGATTGGGTGGCCTCATTCTGGCACGCAAGG GCTCTCGTTTAAAGAGGATTGTTGTACCTCTTGGTCTGGCTACCATTGGTACTGCAGTGTGTTACCCCACACAGACTGTTGGAGTCCTTAAG ATCACTGGGAAAAAGGTGTACACTATCAGTTCATCTATTGCCTCAGTGTTTAAATCTAAACCAAAGGAAGACATCATCATGCCTGCTGTTAGTGTGGAG tCAGCTGTGCCTGAAACTAAAGCACTTCCTGAACTCATACCCGAGTCTGAGCTGGCACCTGCTGTTTTAATTGAGGAAGTTGCATCAATAGCGGAAGTTGCCCCAGCAGCTGCTTCTGCTCCAGTAGCTGATGTTGTGACAGAAGTTGCCTCAAATGAATCTGTCTCTGTGCCAGAAGTTGCAGAACTACCTTCTGTTGTTGTAGCATCTAAAATGGTCTCGCCCTCTGAACCTGAAACTACCCCAGATACAGAAATTGCCACTACAGATATTACCCCTGAACCTGCTCTTGAAACTGCCTCAGCAACAGAATCCACCCATGAGTCTGTTGTTAAACCGGACCCAAATGCAGATATAATCCTTGAACCTGCTCTTCAAACCGCCTCCGTTGCTGAAACCACCCCTGAGCAATTTGCTGAAACTACCCAAGCAGCAGAAATCACACCTGAATCTGCCCCCAAGTCTGTAGTAGAAGTTGCCCCAGCTGCAGTAACCACCTCTGAACCTCCTCTTCCAGAGCCTATAGTTGAAACTGCCCCCGAGGCAACACCTGATGACTATATTGTGGACAATGCTCCTCAATCTACCCATGAGCCAACAACTATTGCTGAAACTTTCCAAGAAGCTGATGTTAGTCCTGTTATGGAAGCTGCCCCTGCTAGTCCAGAACTTGAAGTCCCTGCACCCACAATTGAAGAAACATTACCCCCTACCCTAACTGAAGATCCTACCCCACCTACAGTAGATGAGGAACCTGCTTCCATCACCTTGCACCCTGTTGAAGAAGCCATTCTGCTTGAACCTCTCCCTTCTGTTGTCAACCAATCAACAGCTGAAGAGGTCCCAGTCCCTGTTCAAGAGGCCACACCCCCTTCCCCCACAGTTAAAGAACCTCCTGTAGAACAGACTATTGTTGAGTCAGCCAAAG TGAAAAAACGCTTTGTTCCGAACCCTGCTCTACTCGATCATGGCCAGGCTAATCCAGAGGATGCAGACATGTACAGCACACGCAGCTGA